The genomic interval AAGAGTAGGAGAGAGGTGATGCACTTGAGTACAATGAGAAAGAAGAAGAGTGTGCTAGTAAGCAGTGAAGTTTACCGTTAGCCCTTGGAAGGGAGTAGTGCTGTCTACTAGACTGAGGTTACCTTGGGGCAGGTCTTAGTGCAGTTCATGATGGTGTGACAGCGGTAGAGGGAGAAAGGATCCTGCAGCTTGGACAGACGCTCCTCTGTGAACTCGTCTCGCGAGTCAATCATCCAACGGTAGGCCTGGAGGGAGGACGGACATGTGAGCTCACAAACAGTCCAAGGTGCATACACACATTCACCCATCAGTGTCCCGTTGATCAAAACATTTCCCTCAGACTAGTCTAAACTCAAATACACAGACCTGCATGAGGACAGCAGGTCCCAAGTACTTGTCTCCATTCCACCAGTAGCTGGGACAGCTGGTGCTGCAGCATGCACACAGGATACATTCATACAGCCCGTcctgggagggagagaaatataaagtcatgaggaaagggagaagacTACAGAATGCACACAATAGCAGCCCTCAGTTCATACATCTAAATTATGCTCATTGTTAATTGAACAAAGGTAATTTGGGTGTACCAGTTTTTGTCTGTCCTCCACAGTCTGATGGTATTGTTCCTTTCCCTCATTTGTCTCATCTTTCTTCTTCAGGTAGGGCTCGATCGACTTGTACTGAGCATAGAAATTACTCATATCCTGCAACCAAAACAGAACCCAATCACAAAATTCACTCCAATTTTTAACCATTGAAAGCCATAATGGTGGATAAAGGAATCCAGCCAGTTTGTGAAGAGCATGTATGGAATGTCATGATACTCACAGGCACCAGGTCCTTGACCACGTACATGTGTGGCAGAGGGTAGATCTTGGTAGCCTTGCTGGTGTTGGTGTCAATCTTGTTCAGACAGGCCAGTGTGTTGCCTCCATTGATGTTCATTGCACAGGATCCGCAGATACCTGACCCATAGCAAACCCACATGCACACTGTATTACTCACCTTGGACATTATTTGAAGTTGTAGAAGGAACTGACACGTGTTAGGTTTCCTTGGCTAGAGCATATCCATCTGAGGATAGTCAGTCACTAGAACTAAGCTGCCCTGGTATCATCCCTGGACATCCTGTTCTTAGATAATTCCATCCTGGACACACTTTCCAACCTTAGTAGCCTTTGTGTGTGTGAacggctcataggagcaggagcccatctcctgtttctgtagcatgaggcAACTTGATGTACAAgttacaccctctggacaggacgctagtctatcgcagggccttacccccaatctatctccttaatgccgagtgccaagcagagactcaACGAgtcccatttttacagtctttggtatgactcgcCCAGGGATCAAACTCCCAAcctcttctccaatctttttcCAACCTTGATGCTACCTAAATCCCCTCACGTAACAAAAATACAGTAAGTCAACCTTTAAGAACACTAATCCCAGCTCTTCTCTCACTCCCCACAGAACATTTAGTGATTCATTACTAGAATCAGTCCAACAATTTAATCTATTCATCAGTGTCCCAAACTAACCCCACTTCCCTTCCCACACTGACCCTCTCTGCAGGACCGACGGAAAGTCAGAGTGCCGTCCATCTCATTCTTGATCTTGATGAGGGCGTCTAATACCATGGGGCCACAGCTGTGGAAAGGAGggaagcacagtcaacttattgttTCCTAAGACACACAGGATCTATCCTGGTCCACACACACAGGATCTATCCTGGTCCACACACacaggatctatcatggtccacacacacaggatctatcatggtccacacacacaggatctatcatggtccaaacacacaggatctagcatggtccacacacacaggatctagcatggtccacacacacaggatctagcatggtccacacacactggatctatcatggtccacacacacaggatctatcatggtccacacacacaggatctatcatggtccacacacaccaacagtcgtgaagagggcacgacaacgcctcttcccgtcaggaggctgaaaaaaaagtgtcatgggccctcggatcctcaaaaagttctacagctgagcaactgagagcatcttgactggctgcatcaccgcttggtatggcaactgcttggcatctgaccgcaaggcgctacagagagcAGTGTGGATCGCCTAGtaaatcactggggccgagctccctgccacccaggacctcaataccaggcggtgtcagaggaaggccccaaaaaatatttgtcaaacaattcagccacccaagtcagactgttctctctgctaccacacggcaagcagtaccgatgcacaaagtctggaaccaacaggagcctgaacagattctacccccaagccataagactgtaaAATAGTTAAGTATTTATGTGCTGTGTGTATGTATATCGGTTTGTGAATTTAGATTGATATACTTGTAACTAACTAGGAATAGCACATAAATACATACA from Salvelinus alpinus chromosome 2, SLU_Salpinus.1, whole genome shotgun sequence carries:
- the LOC139559295 gene encoding succinate dehydrogenase [ubiquinone] iron-sulfur subunit, mitochondrial, which produces MSVVCLSSLGRCSAVAFRSSAGMVAVRYAQTAAATAPQPRIKKFQVYRWDPDTVGDKPRMQTFEIDLNTCGPMVLDALIKIKNEMDGTLTFRRSCREGICGSCAMNINGGNTLACLNKIDTNTSKATKIYPLPHMYVVKDLVPDMSNFYAQYKSIEPYLKKKDETNEGKEQYHQTVEDRQKLDGLYECILCACCSTSCPSYWWNGDKYLGPAVLMQAYRWMIDSRDEFTEERLSKLQDPFSLYRCHTIMNCTKTCPKGLNPGKAIAEIKKMMATYKEKKSAAA